Proteins from one Cryptomeria japonica chromosome 4, Sugi_1.0, whole genome shotgun sequence genomic window:
- the LOC131027324 gene encoding uncharacterized protein LOC131027324, with the protein MPKKDEAWKYTEDFIGRQKNLTKCFFCKEINFGGINRFKYHIAGIPGHDIEVCKLQTPKAKRFCYVQLQTHEQEKLTKKRQLEELSAIGSHAPTSASASASASASASASASTSVGCVGEGSSMPPFHPSASASASASTSTPPSGTITFGPRVRKSRLDSYFVPRSTPGAQPSLEGMGWNKEVHDAARKQICKFWYFCNIPFIAARSPYWQGMVDSITICGAGFKAPIDAELSGPLLLQMVEDMKVELEDHRQSWSQKGCTIMTDGWTDRRNRTLLNFLVSCGGSTMFLKSIDASSHVKNATYLCEAIEEVIQEVGEENVVQVVTDNAASYVAAGKVLMERHPKIFWSPCAAHCLDLMLKDIGKLEWVKSIVERAKNISKFIYNHALVLSIMRQYTGQKELARPGITRFASNFLTLKSLIKSKAALRRMFVGEEWTSSSYATTTAGIDVVNCIFDEPGFWTPCGETVQVTEPLVVLLRVVDGEKPSMGYIYEGMDRAKEAIRSIYAGDEDKYGPIWEIIDRRWLNQLHRPIHAAAYYLNPAFRFRDDFKADEEVLSGLYTVVQKLCTDGTASSTTLQLDKYNNREGAIFASSMCIEARTQLQPDRW; encoded by the exons atgcCTAAAAAGGATGAGGCTTGGAAATATACTGAAGACTTTATTGGCAGacaaaaaaatctaacaaaatgttttttttgtaaagaaattaattttggtggCATCAATAGATTTAAATACCATATTGCCGGCATACCTGGCCATGATATTGAGGTATGCAAATTACAAACTCCCAAGGCAAAACGTTTCTGTTATGTCCAATTACAaacacatgaacaagaaaagttaACTAAGAAGAGGCAATTGGAAGAGTTAAGTGCTATTGGCTCCCATGCACCCACATCCGCATCCGCATCCGCATCCGCATCTGCATCCGCATCCGCATCCGCATCCACATCCGTAGGctgtgttggagagggttcttccaTGCCTCCCTTTCACCCTAGTGCTTCTGCCAGTGCTAgtgcttctacttctactcctCCTAGTGGCACTATTACCTTTGGCCCTAGAGTTCGGAAATCCAGGTTGGATAGTTATTTTGTGCCACGTAGTACTCCTGGGGCACAACcctcgcttgagggcatgggttggaacaaggaggttcatgatgctgcaagaaaacaaatttgcaagttttggtacttttgcaacattccatttattgcagccag gtctccttattggcaaggcatggTAGATTCCATAACCATTTGTGGTGCGGGGTTTAAAGCCCCTATCGATGCTGAGTTAAGTGGCCCCCTCTTGTTACAAATGGTTGAGGATATGAAAGTTGAGCTAGAGGACCACCGACAGTCTTGGAGCcaaaagggttgcaccatcatgacagatggttggacggataggaggaatagaacactcctaaattttcttgtttcctgcggag gatccaccatgttcttgaaatctattgatgcttcctcacatgtgaaaaatgccacatacttatgtgaggctattgaggaagtcatacaagaggtgggggaagaaaatgtggtgcaggtggtgacagataatgcagcaagttatgttgctgcag GTAAagttttgatggagaggcacccgaaAATTTTTTGGTCTCCTTGtgcggcccattgccttgacctcatgttgaaggatattggtaagcttgaatgggtgaaatcaatagttgaaagggccaaaaatatcagcaagtttatctacaatcatgcattggtccttagcattatgaggcaatacacggggcaaaaggagttggctcgtcctggtatcacgaggtttgcctcaaacttcctcacactgaaatccttgataaaatcaaaggcggctttgaggcgtatgtttgttggtgaggagtggacttcctcatcttatgctacgaccactgcagggatagatgtggtaaattgcatttttgatgagccaggTTTTTGGACCCCCTGTGGAGAAACCGTGCAG gtcactgagcccctcgtagttctcctacgagttgttgatggggagaagccctctatgggctatatatatgagggtatggatagggccaaggaggccattaggtccatatatgcaggagatgaggataagtatggccccatttgggagattattgataggagatggctaaaccagcttcacaggcccatccatgcagcagcctattacCTCAATCCGGCATTTCGATTCCGTGATGACTTCAAGgcagatgaggaggttcttagtggccTGTATACAGTGGTTCAAAAGTTGTGTACTGATGGCACAGCCTCAAGTACAACGCTCCAGCTGGATAAATATAATAATCGAGAAGGGGCAATCTTCGCAAGCAGCATGTGCATAGAGGCTCGAACACAATTGCAGCCAG atagatggtag